In Leifsonia sp. ZF2019, a genomic segment contains:
- a CDS encoding MFS transporter encodes MNPGIDGPTQLSSARTRLALLALALGGFGIGSTEFVAMGLLPNIAHDLLPQLYAASSTDAIAQAGWIISAYALGVVVGAPTIAAVAARLPRKRLLLWLLVAFTLGTIASALAPTFGTVLVARFVSALPHGAYFGIASLVAASLMGPGKRGQGVAFVLSGLTIANVIGVPFITWVGQTTNWRIAYLVVAAIFALTFAAVAFLVPWQAGDPKATLRNELRAFGRLQVWLALLIGAIGFGGFFAVYTYISPMVTTVTGLSESAVPLVLILIGIGMTVGNILGGRMADHSVERSMMLFFAVLLVGLAALFFSAATLAGLLISVFVIAAAASALSPTIQTRLMDVAHDSQSIAAALNHSALNIANASGAALGGLTIAAGLGYLSPVAVGAVLAVAGIVLAVISFGIDRSRVHRGVDTGVVHAQRPTVPID; translated from the coding sequence GTGAATCCCGGAATCGACGGGCCGACGCAGCTGTCGTCGGCCCGTACTCGTCTTGCGCTGCTGGCCCTCGCCCTCGGCGGGTTCGGCATCGGCTCCACCGAGTTCGTCGCGATGGGGCTGCTGCCCAATATCGCGCACGACCTCCTGCCGCAGCTGTACGCCGCGTCGTCCACCGACGCGATCGCGCAAGCGGGATGGATCATCTCGGCGTACGCGCTGGGCGTCGTCGTCGGCGCGCCCACCATCGCGGCCGTCGCGGCGCGGCTGCCGCGCAAGAGGCTGCTCCTCTGGCTGCTGGTCGCGTTCACGCTCGGCACGATCGCCTCCGCCCTCGCTCCGACGTTCGGGACGGTGCTGGTCGCCCGATTCGTCTCCGCCCTGCCCCACGGCGCCTACTTCGGCATCGCGTCGCTCGTCGCGGCGTCGCTCATGGGGCCGGGCAAACGCGGGCAGGGCGTGGCCTTCGTGCTCTCCGGGCTCACGATCGCCAATGTGATCGGCGTCCCGTTCATCACGTGGGTGGGCCAGACGACGAACTGGCGCATCGCCTACCTCGTGGTCGCGGCGATCTTCGCGCTGACGTTCGCCGCCGTCGCCTTCCTGGTGCCATGGCAGGCCGGCGACCCGAAGGCGACCCTGCGCAACGAGCTCCGCGCGTTCGGGCGCCTGCAGGTCTGGCTCGCGCTGCTGATCGGTGCGATCGGATTCGGCGGATTCTTCGCGGTCTACACGTACATCTCCCCGATGGTGACGACAGTCACCGGGCTGTCCGAGTCCGCGGTGCCCCTGGTGCTCATCCTGATCGGCATCGGCATGACCGTCGGCAACATCCTGGGCGGCCGGATGGCGGACCACAGCGTCGAGCGCAGCATGATGCTGTTCTTCGCCGTGCTTCTGGTCGGATTGGCGGCATTGTTCTTCTCGGCGGCGACGCTCGCCGGGCTGCTGATCTCGGTGTTCGTGATCGCGGCGGCGGCCTCGGCGCTGTCGCCGACCATCCAGACCCGTCTGATGGACGTCGCGCACGACAGCCAGTCGATCGCGGCGGCGCTCAACCACTCGGCGCTCAACATCGCCAACGCGTCGGGCGCGGCCCTCGGCGGCCTGACGATCGCCGCCGGTCTCGGCTATCTGTCGCCGGTCGCCGTGGGCGCGGTGCTCGCTGTCGCGGGCATCGTCCTCGCAGTGATCTCGTTCGGCATCGATCGCTCCCGCGTCCACCGCGGGGTGGACACCGGCGTCGTGCACGCGCAGCGTCCCACGGTCCCGATCGACTGA
- a CDS encoding sensor histidine kinase gives MSRIQKERDRLLAATARTVGLTASATALVCLSIPGTLPLPLYLASLVLLACLAYAQFQLAGLARSALWMCVIVVAGTAIILLNLLPMTPLGPSALSAVGVVGAVGIACLSVQSVTSRSGLALLIAAAAVTVAAAVTTLLVTGSRLAEPLLLIGAGWVALTATGVWLSRTVPRTLKRISTMSRAYRVERQASETEARRRQGARLLHDTVLATLTLLAHSGVGVSVAALREQAAEDAALLRQLRLGFTPDPTRSGDYRLKPVEESTLGNTLESVKQRFRRMGLEVNWHGSGQVLLPSDVLDSFLLALGECLENVRRHSGVNEAHVTITDDETTVRAMVTDAGKGFDVATIEEGRLGYTESIVARLRDVGGNARLFSSPGSGTTVVLEVPK, from the coding sequence ATGTCGCGCATCCAGAAGGAGCGTGATCGGCTCCTCGCCGCGACGGCCCGCACCGTCGGACTGACCGCGAGCGCGACCGCCCTCGTCTGCCTCAGCATCCCGGGAACCCTGCCTCTGCCCCTCTACCTCGCCTCCCTGGTGCTCCTCGCGTGCCTGGCATACGCGCAGTTCCAGCTCGCCGGGCTCGCGCGCTCCGCGCTCTGGATGTGCGTCATCGTGGTGGCCGGCACCGCCATCATCCTGCTGAACCTCCTGCCGATGACCCCGCTCGGCCCGTCCGCGCTGAGCGCGGTGGGCGTCGTCGGCGCCGTCGGCATCGCCTGCTTGTCGGTGCAGTCGGTGACCTCCCGCTCCGGACTGGCGCTCCTGATCGCGGCCGCCGCCGTCACCGTCGCCGCTGCGGTCACGACCCTGCTCGTGACCGGGTCCCGGCTCGCCGAGCCGCTGCTGCTGATCGGCGCCGGCTGGGTCGCCCTCACCGCGACCGGCGTGTGGCTGTCACGCACCGTCCCCCGCACGCTCAAGCGCATCTCGACGATGAGCCGCGCGTACCGCGTCGAACGCCAGGCCAGCGAGACGGAGGCGCGCCGCCGCCAGGGAGCCCGGCTGCTGCACGACACGGTGCTCGCGACTCTCACATTGCTCGCCCACTCGGGTGTCGGCGTGAGCGTCGCCGCCCTGCGCGAGCAGGCGGCGGAGGACGCCGCCCTGCTGCGCCAGCTGCGCCTCGGCTTCACACCCGACCCCACGCGCTCCGGCGACTACCGGCTGAAACCGGTGGAGGAGTCGACCCTGGGCAACACGCTGGAGTCCGTGAAGCAGCGCTTCCGCCGCATGGGCCTGGAGGTCAACTGGCACGGCTCGGGGCAGGTGCTGCTGCCCAGCGATGTGCTCGACTCGTTCCTGCTCGCGCTCGGGGAGTGCCTCGAGAACGTGCGCCGTCACTCCGGCGTCAACGAGGCCCACGTGACCATCACGGATGACGAGACGACCGTGCGGGCCATGGTCACCGACGCGGGCAAGGGCTTCGACGTCGCGACCATCGAGGAGGGCCGGCTGGGCTACACGGAGTCGATCGTCGCGCGACTGCGCGACGTGGGGGGCAACGCCCGGCTCTTCTCCTCCCCCGGCAGCGGGACGACCGTGGTGCTGGAGGTCCCGAAGTGA
- a CDS encoding response regulator — MSEAPPIRIAIVDDHKMLLGALTEWIRNAADDINMVAAVASWPELLTHPEFPVDVVLLDLDLKDNIPVSLKLSTLKTTGVRTVLMSTYSEPAVVREALAAGALGYLVKSEDAEMIVEAIRAASTGESFISAELDLALNAGEVGGAPKLSAQERRVMALYGAGEPVKAVAFQLGISDETAKSYLKRIREKYRVAGYDVGTKVALRKRAIQDGILLQND, encoded by the coding sequence GTGAGCGAGGCTCCCCCCATCAGAATCGCCATCGTGGACGATCACAAGATGCTGCTCGGTGCTCTGACAGAATGGATCCGCAACGCCGCGGACGACATCAACATGGTCGCGGCCGTCGCCAGCTGGCCCGAGCTGCTGACCCATCCGGAGTTCCCGGTGGACGTGGTGCTGCTCGACCTCGATCTCAAAGACAACATCCCCGTCTCGCTCAAACTGTCGACCCTCAAGACGACCGGCGTGCGCACCGTGCTCATGAGCACGTACTCCGAGCCCGCCGTGGTGCGCGAGGCCCTCGCCGCCGGTGCGCTCGGCTACCTCGTGAAGAGCGAGGATGCCGAGATGATCGTCGAGGCGATCCGCGCCGCCAGCACCGGCGAGTCGTTCATCTCGGCAGAGCTCGACCTGGCGCTCAACGCCGGCGAGGTCGGGGGCGCGCCCAAGCTGAGCGCCCAGGAGCGTCGGGTCATGGCTCTCTACGGCGCGGGCGAACCCGTGAAGGCGGTCGCGTTCCAGCTCGGCATCTCGGACGAGACCGCCAAGAGCTACCTCAAGCGCATCCGCGAGAAGTACCGTGTGGCCGGCTACGACGTCGGCACCAAGGTCGCCCTGCGCAAGCGCGCCATCCAGGACGGCATCCTGCTCCAGAACGACTGA
- the metX gene encoding homoserine O-acetyltransferase MetX, whose amino-acid sequence MEWQTSADTAPSSFITEAQARSLLGKPPASGAWKETDPPAGRRFAGIGAFAFESGESLPYVRIAYETWGELSPAGDNAVLVLHALTGDSHAVGPAGPGQQTAGWWSGIIGPGKAIDTDRWFVVVPNMLGGCQGTTGPASIAPDGAEWGPRFPFTTIRDQVNAQAAFTDALGIDRWAAVVGGSMGGMQALEWAVSFPERVERLAVLAAPPFSTADQIALNSVQIEAVRTDPLFRGGLYYDAGDGDGPSQGLALARRMALLNYRSPSELNARFERTWQSGISPLGGGGRFAVESYLDFHGNKFTRRFDANSYITLVQAMNSHDIGRDRGGVAAALARVTARTLVLGIDSDRLFPVEGQEVIASHLPDTIDGRVPVVIRSDFGHDGFLIEDDAVSEHLRRLFAS is encoded by the coding sequence ATGGAGTGGCAGACATCCGCCGACACGGCCCCGTCGAGTTTCATCACGGAGGCCCAGGCGCGCTCGCTGCTCGGCAAGCCTCCGGCCAGCGGCGCGTGGAAGGAGACCGACCCGCCGGCGGGCAGGCGGTTCGCCGGGATCGGGGCGTTCGCGTTCGAGAGCGGCGAATCCCTCCCCTACGTGCGGATCGCCTACGAGACCTGGGGCGAGCTCTCTCCCGCCGGCGACAACGCCGTACTGGTGCTGCACGCGCTGACGGGCGACAGCCACGCGGTCGGGCCGGCCGGACCCGGGCAGCAGACCGCGGGCTGGTGGTCCGGGATCATCGGCCCGGGCAAGGCGATCGACACGGACCGCTGGTTCGTCGTCGTCCCGAACATGCTCGGCGGCTGCCAGGGCACCACCGGACCGGCCTCCATCGCCCCCGACGGCGCCGAGTGGGGCCCGCGCTTCCCGTTCACCACCATCCGGGACCAGGTGAACGCGCAGGCCGCGTTCACCGACGCGCTGGGCATCGACCGTTGGGCAGCCGTCGTCGGCGGCTCGATGGGCGGCATGCAGGCTCTGGAGTGGGCGGTGTCGTTCCCGGAGCGGGTCGAGCGCCTGGCGGTGCTCGCCGCTCCCCCGTTCTCGACGGCCGACCAGATCGCGCTCAACTCGGTGCAGATCGAGGCCGTACGAACCGACCCGCTGTTCCGCGGCGGCCTCTACTACGACGCCGGCGACGGCGACGGCCCCTCGCAGGGGCTGGCCCTCGCGCGCCGCATGGCCCTCCTCAACTACCGCAGCCCGTCCGAGCTCAACGCGCGCTTCGAGCGCACGTGGCAGAGCGGCATCAGCCCTCTCGGCGGCGGCGGCCGCTTCGCCGTCGAGTCCTACCTCGACTTCCACGGCAACAAGTTCACCCGGCGATTCGACGCGAACAGCTACATCACCCTGGTGCAGGCGATGAACTCGCACGACATCGGCCGCGACCGGGGAGGCGTTGCCGCCGCCCTGGCACGGGTGACCGCGCGCACGCTCGTGCTCGGGATCGACAGCGATCGCCTGTTCCCGGTCGAGGGGCAGGAGGTCATCGCCTCCCACCTGCCCGACACGATCGACGGTAGAGTTCCTGTGGTGATCCGGTCGGACTTCGGTCACGACGGGTTCCTGATCGAAGACGACGCCGTCAGCGAGCACCTGAGGCGCCTGTTCGCGTCCTGA
- a CDS encoding thiamine-binding protein — MIVAFSVAPSGGPGGSDSVHDAVAAAVRVVRESGLPNRTSSMFTEIEGEWDEVMDVVKRATEAVGAYGSRVSLVLKADIRPGHTGELDGKLERLEAALDAQ, encoded by the coding sequence ATGATCGTCGCGTTCTCCGTCGCACCGAGCGGCGGCCCGGGCGGTTCCGATTCCGTGCACGACGCTGTCGCCGCCGCCGTCCGCGTCGTCCGCGAATCGGGCCTCCCCAACCGCACCTCGTCGATGTTCACCGAGATCGAGGGGGAGTGGGACGAGGTGATGGATGTCGTCAAGCGCGCCACCGAGGCCGTCGGCGCCTACGGCTCCCGCGTCTCCCTCGTGCTGAAGGCGGACATCCGCCCCGGTCACACCGGCGAGCTCGACGGCAAGCTGGAGCGCCTCGAGGCCGCGCTCGACGCCCAGTAG